From a region of the Castanea sativa cultivar Marrone di Chiusa Pesio chromosome 10, ASM4071231v1 genome:
- the LOC142614152 gene encoding putative copper-transporting ATPase HMA5 produces MATKLLALACFRSEGYGDLSPRPHYPSMPTYPKGKGVSTQESSSVEQGSLPPEAKAATFSVLGMTCSACAGSVEKAVKRLPGIREAVVDVLNNKAQVLFYPTFVNEETIRETIEDVGFEATLIEDQMNERATQVCRIHINGMTCTSCSSTIESALQAIHGVQKAQVALATEEAEVQYDPKIVSYTQISEAIEDTGFEAILISSGEDISKVALKVDGCRTDHSMRIIEESLQALPGVQDLNVSPELNKISLSYKPDMTGPRNFINVIESTGSKRFKARIYPEGGVRETHRKDEIKQYYRSFMWSLIFTIPVFLTSMVFMYIPGTKNAFDTKVVNMLSVGMVLRWVLSTPVQFIIGRRFYIGAYKALRHGSANMDVLIALGTNAAYFFSVYSVLRAATSKDFKGSDFFETSAMLISFILLGKYLEVLAKGKTSAAIAKLMDLAPETATLLALDSEGNIVNEEEIDSRLIQKNDVIKIIPGAKVASDGFVIWGQSHVNESMITGEARPVAKRKGDTVIGGTVNENGVLHIKATRVGSESALSQIVRLVESAQLAKAPVQKFADRISKFFVPLVIVLSFSTWLAWFLAGKFHWYPKSWIPSSLDSFELALQFGISVMVIACPCALGLATPTAVMVGTGVGASEGVLIKGGKALESAHKVNCIVFDKTGTLTVGKPVVVNRRLLRNMLLQEFLELTAATEVNSEHPLAKAIVEYAKKFREDDENPAWPEARDFVSITGHGVKAIVRNKEIILGNKSLMLSHNIAIPMDAEEILAEAERLAQTGILVSIDREVVGVLAISDPLKPGAEEAISILKSMKIKSIMVTGDNWGTANSIAKEVGIETVVAEAKPEQKSEKVKDLQASGYIVAMVGDGINDSPALVAADVGMAIGAGTDIAIEAADIVLMKSNLEDVITAIDLSRRTFFHIRLNYIWALGYNLLGIPIAAGVLFPSTGFRLPPWIAGAAMAASSVSVVCCSLLLKYYKRPKKLDNLEIRGIKIE; encoded by the exons ATGGCTACCAAGTTGTTAGCTTTGGCTTGCTTTCGCAGCGAAGGCTATGGCGATCTCTCGCCCAGGCCACACTATCCCTCCATGCCCACTTACCCAAAAGGCAAGGGCGTGTCTACGCAAGAGAGCAGCAGCGTGGAGCAGGGTTCGTTGCCGCCTGAAGCCAAGGCTGCGACCTTCTCTGTTCTCGGAATGACATGCTCTGCATGCGCTGGATCGGTCGAGAAAGCCGTCAAAAGGCTTCCGGGGATACGTGAGGCCGTCGTTGATGTCTTGAACAACAAGGCACAGGTCCTCTTTTATCCTACCTTCGTCAAT GAGGAGACCATTCGTGAAACAATTGAAGATGTTGGATTTGAAGCCACATTGATTGAAGATCAGATGAATGAAAGAGCCACCCAAGTATGTCGAATACATATAAATGGAATGACTTGCACATCTTGCTCCTCCACTATTGAATCAGCTTTACAAGCAATTCATGGTGTACAGAAGGCTCAAGTGGCCTTGGCAACTGAAGAAGCAGAAGTTCAATATGATCCAAAGATTGTGAGCTACACCCAGATATCGGAAGCCATAGAAGACACTGGATTTGAAGCCATACTTATTAGTTCAGGGGAAGACATAAGCAAGGTAGCGCTCAAAGTTGATGGTTGTCGTACAGATCATTCCATGAGAATTATCGAAGAGTCTCTTCAAGCACTTCCAGGTGTTCAGGATTTAAACGTATCTCCAGAACTCAACAAAATATCCCTTTCCTACAAACCTGATATGACAGGACCTAGAAATTTCATCAACGTGATTGAGTCAACTGGGTCAAAACGTTTCAAGGCTAGAATATATCCTGAAGGAGGAGTAAGGGAAACTCATAGAAAGGATGAAATTAAGCAATATTATAGATCCTTTATGTGGAGTCTGATTTTTACAATTCCCGTCTTTCTAACTTCCATGGTTTTTATGTATATTCCTGGAACAAAGAATGCATTTGATACCAAAGTTGTCAATATGCTGAGTGTTGGAATGGTTTTAAGGTGGGTGCTATCGACTCCAGTGCAATTCATCATAGGCCGGCGATTCTACATTGGGGCCTACAAAGCACTTCGCCATGGTTCTGCTAATATGGATGTTTTGATTGCCTTAGGAACAAATGCAGCCTACTTCTTTTCTGTCTACTCTGTATTGAGAGCTGCAACCTCTAAAGATTTCAAGGGTTCTGATTTCTTTGAGACTAGTGCAATGCTTATCTCATTTATTCTACTTGGGAAGTACTTAGAGGTTTTGGCTAAGGGAAAGACATCAGCAGCCATTGCCAAACTTATGGACTTGGCACCTGAGACAGCAACATTGTTAGCCTTGGACAGTGAAGGAAACATCgtgaatgaagaagaaattgaCAGTCGGTTGATACAAAAGAATGATGTAATTAAAATTATTCCTGGAGCGAAGGTAGCTTCAGATGGTTTTGTCATCTGGGGTCAAAGCCACGTAAATGAGAGTATGATAACAGGAGAAGCACGGCCAGTTGCAAAAAGGAAGGGTGACACAGTGATTGGAGGCACTGTGAATGAGAATGGTGTGTTGCACATAAAAGCAACAAGAGTAGGATCAGAAAGTGCTCTTTCACAGATTGTTCGACTTGTTGAGTCGGCCCAGTTGGCTAAAGCTCCTGTTCAGAAGTTTGCTGATCGCATTTCTAAATTCTTTGTGCCCTTG GTCATTGTACTTTCATTTTCAACTTGGCTTGCCTGGTTTTTAGCGGGAAAGTTCCATTGGTACCCAAAATCTTGGATTCCATCTTCCCTGGACAGCTTTGAGCTTGCACTCCAGTTTGGGATATCAGTCATGGTCATAGCCTGCCCTTGTGCTCTAGGTCTAGCAACACCCACTGCTGTTATGGTTGGCACTGGAGTTGGTGCATCTGAAGGTGTACTTATCAAAGGGGGTAAAGCATTAGAAAGTGCACATAAG GTAAACTGCATTGTATTTGACAAGACGGGAACTCTCACAGTTGGAAAGCCTGTTGTCGTTAACAGAAGACTCTTGAGAAATATGTTACTGCAAGAATTCTTAGAACTTACTGCTGCAACTGAG GTTAACAGTGAGCACCCATTAGCGAAGGCCATTGTTGAGTATGCCAAGAAATTCCGAGAAGATGATGAGAACCCTGCCTGGCCAGAAGCACGAGACTTTGTTTCCATTACTGGCCATGGGGTGAAGGCCATTGTCCGGAACAAGGAAATAATTTTAGGAAACAAGAGCTTGATGTTGAGCCACAACATTGCAATTCCAATGGATGCCGAAGAGATACTAGCAGAAGCTGAAAGACTGGCCCAAACTGGAATTCTAGTATCCATTGATAGGGAAGTGGTAGGAGTTCTAGCCATATCTGATCCACTGAAACCAGGTGCAGAAGAAGCTATTTCCATACTGAAGTCTATGAAAATTAAGAGCATCATGGTGACAGGCGATAATTGGGGAACTGCCAATTCCATTGCCAAAGAAGTTGGAATTGAAACTGTTGTTGCAGAAGCCAAACCTGAGCAGAAATCAGAGAAAGTAAAGGATCTGCAG GCTTCAGGCTACATTGTTGCAATGGTGGGGGATGGCATAAATGACTCGCCAGCACTCGTGGCAGCAGATGTTGGAATGGCAATTGGTGCTGGCACAGACATTGCTATCGAGGCAGCAGACATTGTTCTCATGAAGAGCAACTTAGAGGATGTCATAACTGCCATTGACCTTTCCCGGAGAACCTTCTTCCATATCCGGCTGAACTATATTTGGGCTTTAGGATATAATCTGCTTGGCATCCCAATTGCTGCTGGGGTTCTGTTCCCATCCACTGGATTCAGGTTACCACCATGGATTGCAGGAGCTGCAATGGCAGCCTCTTCTGTAAGTGTTGTTTGCTGCTCTCTTCTGTTGAAATATTACAAGAGGCCCAAGAAGCTGGACAACCTTGAGATACGCGGAATAAAGATAGAGTGA